One stretch of Chitinophaga pendula DNA includes these proteins:
- a CDS encoding helix-turn-helix domain-containing protein, which yields MRHKQAKYKDHFPVLNIQEFSKDNADESVLFHELHGERAIEEPHKHDFFIAVLFGQGSGTHTIDFVEYPIGRWQLHLVFPGQVHQWRMEKETIACQLMIENRSFEALMPDLRFPAIFYQQHPVMELKEDMYKMILYEFLCVQKELKESVIFPDLIRARCGVCGLLISRIAEKRFKEAVNYNTHPILTRFVNLIDKHYKEEHAVAFYANEINISPNYLNMVCQKQLNVAASSLVQSRLVLEAKRLLKASRMTVKEIVFDLGFYDHASFSKFFKSHTGMTPSAFKELK from the coding sequence ATGCGGCATAAACAGGCGAAATATAAAGATCATTTCCCGGTACTAAATATTCAGGAATTCAGTAAGGATAATGCTGATGAGAGCGTGTTGTTTCATGAGCTTCATGGAGAACGAGCTATTGAGGAGCCGCATAAACACGATTTTTTTATCGCAGTATTATTTGGACAGGGGAGTGGTACGCATACGATTGATTTTGTAGAATATCCTATCGGCCGCTGGCAGTTACACCTGGTATTTCCAGGTCAGGTCCATCAGTGGCGGATGGAAAAGGAAACAATCGCCTGTCAGCTGATGATAGAAAATAGATCTTTTGAAGCATTAATGCCTGATCTGCGCTTCCCGGCTATTTTCTATCAGCAGCATCCCGTTATGGAGTTGAAGGAAGATATGTATAAGATGATATTATACGAATTCCTTTGCGTACAAAAAGAATTGAAAGAATCAGTAATATTCCCAGATTTGATACGGGCCCGTTGTGGAGTCTGTGGTTTATTGATCAGCAGAATAGCAGAAAAACGGTTTAAAGAAGCGGTTAATTACAACACACATCCTATCCTTACCCGTTTTGTCAACCTGATCGATAAACACTACAAGGAAGAGCATGCCGTAGCCTTCTATGCAAATGAGATTAATATTTCTCCAAACTACCTGAACATGGTCTGCCAGAAACAGCTAAATGTCGCTGCCTCTTCTCTGGTGCAGAGCCGTCTGGTACTCGAAGCAAAAAGATTGCTGAAAGCCTCCCGGATGACAGTCAAGGAAATTGTCTTTGATCTAGGGTTTTATGATCACGCGAGCTTCTCCAAATTTTTCAAATCCCATACAGGAATGACCCCTTCAGCTTTTAAAGAGTTGAAATAA
- a CDS encoding FkbM family methyltransferase has product MLSKLAVKFARMLRPVKKSIEDRVEIAKFNQRIKQASIAPGFDAANNIFKFSYQGTPIVFRVPDIRDYISYNIVAKQTFFDIHDLERIRSFIPADGVVIDAGSNIGNHAIYFATICQAAEVYCFEPQKEIFDILQQNIALNNKTQAVMAFNCGLGEYKTRAASNFRDDVNITDSVSQVNHGGLFLKEDADGGFEIDSLDNLLSSRLTRLDFIKMDVQGFEEKVIRGGRGIIQRFKPIIQVEVMNKQELNEQILPLMTELGYRVKLVLEIDYLFEPIASL; this is encoded by the coding sequence ATGCTCAGCAAATTAGCGGTGAAATTTGCCCGGATGTTAAGGCCAGTAAAAAAGTCTATTGAAGACCGCGTAGAAATCGCAAAATTCAATCAACGTATCAAACAGGCTTCTATTGCACCGGGGTTTGATGCAGCCAACAATATCTTTAAGTTTAGTTATCAGGGTACGCCGATCGTATTTAGGGTGCCGGATATCCGGGATTATATTTCTTACAATATTGTAGCGAAGCAGACCTTTTTTGATATACACGATCTTGAAAGGATTCGTTCGTTTATACCGGCAGACGGTGTTGTTATTGACGCAGGGTCTAATATTGGTAATCATGCGATTTATTTCGCCACGATCTGTCAGGCGGCTGAGGTATATTGTTTTGAGCCACAGAAAGAAATCTTTGATATTCTGCAACAAAACATTGCTTTGAATAACAAGACACAGGCTGTAATGGCTTTCAACTGTGGCTTAGGTGAATATAAAACACGGGCGGCTTCTAACTTCAGAGATGATGTTAATATCACGGACAGCGTCTCTCAAGTAAATCATGGAGGTCTTTTTTTAAAGGAAGATGCTGATGGAGGTTTCGAGATCGATTCTTTAGACAATCTGTTGTCGTCACGTCTTACCCGATTGGATTTTATCAAAATGGACGTGCAGGGTTTTGAGGAGAAAGTCATCAGGGGAGGCCGCGGTATCATTCAGCGATTCAAACCTATCATCCAGGTAGAGGTGATGAATAAGCAGGAGCTGAATGAACAGATATTACCTTTAATGACTGAATTAGGTTATCGTGTTAAACTTGTACTCGAGATAGATTATCTATTTGAACCGATAGCATCACTTTAG
- a CDS encoding carbon-nitrogen hydrolase family protein, giving the protein MKVAIASPPFPSSIKDGLYWLEKLVKEAIVENAEIICFPESFLPGYPGMGYPEADRSAESLTIALSKVQEIAALQAITIIIPMDWHRPEGILNLAYVISATGEIMGYQTKNQLDPSEDPIWIPGTERTVFEVNGVKFGITICHEGFRYPESVRWAARQGAKIVFHPHFGGSNTNGVKLEEWGNKNNPYYEKAMMMRALENTIYFASSNYASAFPESASAVIAPDGNCLIHETYGRVGVIVADIDPEKATGLLAMRFKPNLVW; this is encoded by the coding sequence ATGAAAGTCGCGATAGCTTCACCTCCATTTCCCTCATCCATTAAGGATGGCCTGTATTGGCTCGAAAAATTAGTAAAGGAAGCCATCGTCGAAAATGCCGAAATTATCTGCTTCCCCGAATCTTTCCTGCCAGGTTATCCCGGAATGGGATATCCCGAAGCAGATCGATCTGCTGAAAGCCTAACAATAGCACTATCCAAAGTACAGGAGATTGCAGCCCTGCAGGCAATTACCATCATTATTCCAATGGACTGGCATCGCCCCGAGGGGATATTAAACCTGGCCTATGTCATATCAGCAACGGGAGAGATCATGGGCTACCAGACCAAAAATCAGCTCGATCCGTCAGAAGATCCCATCTGGATACCTGGAACCGAACGGACGGTCTTTGAAGTGAATGGTGTAAAATTTGGCATCACTATATGCCATGAAGGATTCCGCTATCCTGAATCCGTTAGATGGGCTGCAAGGCAGGGCGCAAAGATTGTCTTTCATCCGCATTTTGGAGGCAGTAATACAAATGGTGTTAAACTGGAAGAATGGGGTAACAAGAACAACCCATATTATGAGAAAGCAATGATGATGAGAGCGCTTGAGAACACAATATATTTTGCCAGCTCTAACTATGCATCCGCTTTTCCCGAATCAGCCAGTGCTGTCATCGCACCAGACGGTAACTGTCTAATACATGAAACCTATGGAAGAGTAGGGGTCATCGTGGCCGATATTGATCCGGAAAAGGCCACCGGCTTGCTGGCCATGAGATTTAAACCCAACCTGGTATGGTAG